Below is a genomic region from Caulobacter rhizosphaerae.
TGAAGCCGCCCAGATTGCCGATCGCGTTGATCGCCGCGATGCCCGCCGCCGCGCGGGGACCGCTGAGAAAGCTCGGCGGCAGGCTCCAGAACACGGGCTGGGCCGAGAAGATGGCTGGAGCGGCGACGCAGAGCATGGCGAACTTCAGCGCCGCGCCCGGCAGGATCACGCTCAGGGTCAGGGCGACCGCCGCCACCAGGGTCGGTCCGGCGATGTGCCAGGCGCTGGCGCCATGGCGCGCGGCGTGACGCGGGACGAGCCACAGGGCGACGGCGACCAGCAGCCAAGGGATCACATTCACCAGGCCGTTGACGGTGTTGGACACCCCGAACGACTTGACGATGGTGGGCAGCCAGTAGCTGAGGCCATAGGCTCCGAGCGGCATGCCGATATAGAGTCCCGCCAGCAGCAGGACGCGCGGATCGAACATCGCCTTCCAGGCGCCGCGATGGTCATCGACCGCGCCGCCGCGCTCATGGTCCAGCACGCCGGCCAACCACGCCTTTCCAGCCTCAGGCAACCACTTGGCCTGGGTCGGTCCGTCGGGGAGTTTCCACAGGACGTAGGGCGTCAGCAGGACGGCCGGGACGCCGGTGGCCAGGAACACCCACTGCCAGCCCGCCAGGCCCAACACCTGGTCCAGGTCTAGCAGCAGCCCGCCGACGGCCGATCCCACGGCGTTGGCGACCGCGCTGGCGATCATGAACAGGCCCACCATCCGCGCGCGGTGCGCCTGGGGATACCAGAGGGTCAGCACGTAGAGCACGCCAGGGAAGAACCCGGCCTCGGTGACGCCCAGCAGGAAACGCAGGCCGTAGAACATCGCCGCGTTCTGGGTGAAGCCCAGGGCCAGGGTCACCAGCCCCCAGGTGAACATGATCCGGGCGAACCAGACCCGCGCGCCCACCCGGGCCAGGATCAGGTTCGACGGCGCCTCGAACAGGAAGTAGCCGATGAAGAACAGCGACGCGCCCAGCCCGTAGGCGGCCTCGCTGAGCCCCAGGGCCTTCACCATCTCCAGCTTGGCGTAGGAGACGTTCTGCCGGTCGATGTAGGCGATCAGGTACATCAGGCAGAACAGCGGCATCAGCCGCGCGGTGATCCGGCTGACCGTCGCCTTCTCCATTTGGGCCTCGGCGGGTTCAGACATGAGGACGGGCTCCGTGGGTTCCGGCGTCGGGCGGGGTGTCGATCGGGCGCGGCGGCGCGGTGGATTCCCGCTGGATCAGCGCGTGGTCCAGCACATGGTCCGCCGCCGCTCCCCCGGCTGGCGCGGATGAGCGCAGGGCGCGGATCAGTCGGTCCAGCGCCACCGCCGCCATCTGCCGCACCGGCTGGCGCACGGTGGTCAGCGGCGGCCAGAGCGTGGTGGCCACCGTCGCGTCGTCGAAACCCACCACCGTCAGGTCGCGCGGCACGTCGAGGTGTCGACGGTGCGCCACCGACACCGCTGCGGCGGCCATGTCGTCGTTGCTGGCGAAGATCGCCGTGGGCGCCGGGGCGCGATCCAGCAGCCGCTCGGCGGCCCGCAGGCCCGAGTCGTAGGTGAAGGCGCCTTGGGCCAGGAGGAGTTCGGCGCCCGGAACGGCGGCGATAGCGGCGCGCGCCCCCTCCAGGCGCTCGGCGCTGGCGGTCTGGTCGGGATTGCCGGCGATGAAGCCGATCCGCCGGTGGCCCAGGTCCAGAAGGTGCCGGGTCATCGTCCAGCTGGCTTGCCGGTCGTCGATGCGGACATTGATCGCGTCGGCCGCCGGACGTCCGGCGGCGACCACCGCGACGGGCAAGCCGGCGGTCCGGAGGACGCCCAGGACGGCGGCGGATTCGCCCAGGGGCGGGGCCAGCACCACGCCCTGGACGCCGGCCGCCAGCAACCTCTCCAGGTCCGCTTCCGCCGGGGGATGGCCGTTTTCGCCGCGGGCCAGGATCAGACGCGCCCCGGCGTTGGTGGCCTCTTCGAACACCCCCACCAGGAAGTCGCTCATGAAGGCCGCGCTGGGATTGGAATAGACCACCCCGATCCGCAACTCGCCGGCCATGACCAGGTTTCGGGCCGCCAGGTTGGGCGCATAGCTGAGCTCCCGGATCGCGGCCTGCACGGCCTCGCGCGTCGTCTCCCGGACGCTGGCCCCGTCGTTGATGACGCGAGACACGGTCATGCGGGAGACGCCGGCCCGTTGCGCGACGTCGACGATGGTGGCCCCCCGCGGGCGGTCTGGCTTGCTCAATGGATACCCTTCCCGACGTCCGCCGACGACGCCACCCGCTGCCCGGACCGTTGCACGCGCGTTTCCGGCGCGAGGCCATAGGGGCGGGGCGAACCCGGCATGGCAAGCTGTGGGCGATCCGGGGCGAAAATTCCGCCCGAACGGGAGGAGGGGGTCACCACGGTCGCCGCCCGCGCGCATCTCGACGGACGGATATGCGCTATTGAGCTTCCGCCCGCGTCCCAAAGCTCATCATGCGCGCCGCGATCGCCGCCTGGGTGCGGTTGTGCACGTTGAGTTTGCGCATTACGGCCGTCATGTGCGCCTTGACCGTGGCCTCGGCGATCCCGAGGTCGAAGGCGATCTGCTTGTTGAGCCGCCCGGAATTGACCCCTTCCAGGACCTTCAGCTGGGTCGGTGTGAGTTCGCAAAAGCCGACGTTCAGATCCCCGTCGGCGTCCCGTCGTTTCATCTCGGTCATGGTCATCCCCTGCGTTTTCCTCCTCCGACCAGCCGTCTTGTCACGGTCGGGCTTCCGCCTTGGTCGGTGCGCCGGTCTTTGCCGGCAGGCGGTCGTGTTCGGCGAACCTAGCGATATTAGTTGGACAGATTCAAGCGTGCTGGTCAATGTTAGCGTGCACAAATCTGATTTTTGGGTCGAAACAAAAAATCTGTCATACAGATTTGTCTCGGAGCGACTGCCCCGGGGCGGAGGGAAAGCGCAGAAAAATGAGCAATTTGCGTGCGTCGGGGACGGCCGCCGGGGCTTCGCGCTCCTGCCGTCGGCAGGTGACCCAGGTGGGCCGTCTCGATCCTCGGCGCGGCGCCGGTGCTGGCCGGCGGGCGTTTTTTGTGAAACTTGAAAGCGTGACCGCACCACGGCGGCCGCGTGGGAGATCCATTGGATGAGCCAAGGCCGCCTAGCCGACCGGGCCTATACCGCCATCGTCGAGATGATCAACACCGACGGCCTGGCGGTCGGCGATCGCCTGCCGTCCGAGGCGCGCCTGGCCGAGACGCTGGGCATGTCGCGCACCATCGTGCGTGAAGCCCTGGTGCGGCTGGCCGCCGACAGCATTACCGAGGCCCGGCGCGGGGCCGGATCCTTCGTCAAGAACCGGCCGTCCGACAAGCTGGGCGCCTACATGCCGCTTTCCGAGCTGCCCTCCACGCTGGGCAGCTACGAGGTGCGGTTCGTGCTCGAGGCCGAGGCGGCGCGGCTGGCGGCGGCGCGGCGCTCGGCCGAGGAGATGGTCGGGATCGAGGAGGCGCTGTCGAAGCTACGGGAGGCCCTGCTGTCGAATGCGCCGGCCCACGCCGAAGACATGGAACTGCATCGCCGCATCGTGCAGGCCACCGCCAACCCGGCCTTCCTGGTCACGTTCGAGGCGCTGCAGCCCGATGTCGACCGGATCATGCGGGCAGGGGTCGACATCTCCCGCTCGCGGCCGCCGGAAGCGATCGCCGAGATGATGCGCGAGCACGAGATGATCGTCGAGGCGATCCGCGCCCAGGATGGAGACAGCGCCGCCCTGGCGATGCGCTGGCACCTCTCGCGCGGGCGAAAGCGGCTAATGCCCTGAGGCGCGGATCGCGTCGCCGGCCAGATGGGCGTCGCTGTCCAGCCAGGCCTGGGCTTGGTCGCACAGCCGCCCGGGCGGCGCGGCGGCGTCCAGCATGAAGATCGCCTCGTCGGGTCCTGGGCGTTCGAGGGCCGCCAGCTGGCTGTCCAGCAGGCTGGCGGGCATGTAGTGGCCGGAGCGCTGGGTAAGCCGTCGCAGGAGTTCGTCCTGGCCGGCGTCCAGCAGCACGAAGCGGGTGGGAGCTCCGATGGCGGCGCGCAGGCGTTCGCGATAGCCGCGCTTGAGCGCCGAGCAGGCCGCCACGACCCGTCCGCCGGACGCGACCACTTCACCGGCGGCCAGGCCCAGGCGATCGAGCCAGGGCCATCGGTCGGCGTCGTCGAGGGGCTGGCCCGCGCTCATCTTGGCCACGGCCTGGGCGTCGTGGAAGTCGTCGCCTTCCAGGAACGGGCAGTCCAGCCTGCGGGCCAGCAAGGCGCCCAGCGTCGACTTACCACTCCCGCTCACGCCCATGGCGATGACGGCGAAGGGGGCGAGGCGGGGTGGCGGCTGCAAGCGGATCCCTTGATGTCCGGCCAACGGCGATTGATCGACGGGCCGATCCCAGGTTGAGATCGGTTTCTACCGGGCGGGCGACGGGACGTAACTACGACCATGGTCGAGGATGGCCGGCCTGGGCGGTTTCCTTATCCATAAGGGATTGCGACGAGGAGAGCGGCATGAGAGCGGTCCTTTTGGCGGCGTTTCTGGCCATTTCGACGCCGGCCGTGGCCTCGACCGGCTCGGTTCTGCTCACCGCGCCGGTCGATCCGCGCGCGATCACCGTCAAGGCCGTGGGCGACGGTCGCGCGGACGACACCCAAGCCGTCCAGCAAGCCATCGACGCTGCGCGCGACAAGACCGGCCACGGCCTGGTCTTCCTGCCGTCGGGCCGCTATCGCCTGACCTGCAGCATCCTGATCCCGCCGGGGGTACGGATCTTCGGGGTCGGCGCGACCCGGCCGGTGTTCGTGCTGGCGCCCAACACGCCGGGCTTCCAGAAGGGCGTGGGAACGATGATCGTTTTCACGGGCGGCGACCAGTACCAGGTCGGCGACATCCCCGTGCCCGTCCCGACGGTGGTCCCCGCGACCGCCAAGGTGCGCGACGCCAATTCGGG
It encodes:
- a CDS encoding MFS transporter; this encodes MSEPAEAQMEKATVSRITARLMPLFCLMYLIAYIDRQNVSYAKLEMVKALGLSEAAYGLGASLFFIGYFLFEAPSNLILARVGARVWFARIMFTWGLVTLALGFTQNAAMFYGLRFLLGVTEAGFFPGVLYVLTLWYPQAHRARMVGLFMIASAVANAVGSAVGGLLLDLDQVLGLAGWQWVFLATGVPAVLLTPYVLWKLPDGPTQAKWLPEAGKAWLAGVLDHERGGAVDDHRGAWKAMFDPRVLLLAGLYIGMPLGAYGLSYWLPTIVKSFGVSNTVNGLVNVIPWLLVAVALWLVPRHAARHGASAWHIAGPTLVAAVALTLSVILPGAALKFAMLCVAAPAIFSAQPVFWSLPPSFLSGPRAAAGIAAINAIGNLGGFIAQNLVPLVRDATGSDLAPMLALAGVLVVTSILIFYAMARLDRTRSGASS
- a CDS encoding LacI family DNA-binding transcriptional regulator, with translation MSKPDRPRGATIVDVAQRAGVSRMTVSRVINDGASVRETTREAVQAAIRELSYAPNLAARNLVMAGELRIGVVYSNPSAAFMSDFLVGVFEEATNAGARLILARGENGHPPAEADLERLLAAGVQGVVLAPPLGESAAVLGVLRTAGLPVAVVAAGRPAADAINVRIDDRQASWTMTRHLLDLGHRRIGFIAGNPDQTASAERLEGARAAIAAVPGAELLLAQGAFTYDSGLRAAERLLDRAPAPTAIFASNDDMAAAAVSVAHRRHLDVPRDLTVVGFDDATVATTLWPPLTTVRQPVRQMAAVALDRLIRALRSSAPAGGAAADHVLDHALIQRESTAPPRPIDTPPDAGTHGARPHV
- a CDS encoding FadR/GntR family transcriptional regulator, with the protein product MSQGRLADRAYTAIVEMINTDGLAVGDRLPSEARLAETLGMSRTIVREALVRLAADSITEARRGAGSFVKNRPSDKLGAYMPLSELPSTLGSYEVRFVLEAEAARLAAARRSAEEMVGIEEALSKLREALLSNAPAHAEDMELHRRIVQATANPAFLVTFEALQPDVDRIMRAGVDISRSRPPEAIAEMMREHEMIVEAIRAQDGDSAALAMRWHLSRGRKRLMP
- a CDS encoding gluconokinase, whose product is MQPPPRLAPFAVIAMGVSGSGKSTLGALLARRLDCPFLEGDDFHDAQAVAKMSAGQPLDDADRWPWLDRLGLAAGEVVASGGRVVAACSALKRGYRERLRAAIGAPTRFVLLDAGQDELLRRLTQRSGHYMPASLLDSQLAALERPGPDEAIFMLDAAAPPGRLCDQAQAWLDSDAHLAGDAIRASGH
- a CDS encoding helix-turn-helix domain-containing protein is translated as MTMTEMKRRDADGDLNVGFCELTPTQLKVLEGVNSGRLNKQIAFDLGIAEATVKAHMTAVMRKLNVHNRTQAAIAARMMSFGTRAEAQ